The Candidatus Methylarchaceae archaeon HK02M2 DNA window TGTCCTCTTAAAGAAGTAGTTACCTAAAAAGCCGATTATAACTATTGTACTGGCAATAATGAAGGCTAATGGGGCATCCATAGCTTTTACAAAAAGTCTAAAAGCAATCTATTTCCTATTATACTTTCCTAAATATGTGTCTAAACTTCTTCCAATTTCTCTATATACATAAGCGTAAAATCTATCTTAGGAATGTATCTCATTCTTACAGTTGCCTTAGCACTACCATATCTTGTCTTCACCCTTAAATCTAAATGCTTGCCTTTAAGAGTCTCATAATCATATGGATGTTTTTTCTGTCCTTTTATTAGATCAGTATTTATCTTAACTTCTACGCTTTCTCTATAAGGTTGTAATCGCATAGTCTTGCCGATAGTCTCTTCTAGGGCTCCTATAACCTTCTTATCTTTACAGATAGGTGTGCCAACAAATTGATGGTATATCGCGCCTAGGGCTATCGCTCCCTCGAATATTGCCCTCTCCCTATCAGTAATGCTCTTATCGAAATATCTATTGGCAGATTCCTCGGTGGTCATAGATTAACACTTAGTCTCAATATTTGAATTTAGTTCATTTCTTATCTCGCCCAAAGTTGTTTTCCTCTTAGCGACCATATCATGTTGATGTATGCTTTCCATACTCCTTACCTTAAACATCAGATATGTACTATCGGGAAAGTCAGGAAAATCCCTTATAACATAATACATCATATAACGGACGCAATCTTCAACGAACCTTAAATTAAATGCTGCGCGAAGTACTAACTCAGCCTCATCCGATCTTTTTAAAATTTCAAAAGTCGATGAACTCATAGAATCAGTAATTATCTGAACCAACCGTATGGCATCCATCTCAACTCCATCGGGTATTTCTATAATAATCGAACTTTGGGCACGTTGCATATGAGTTGCCATAGGGATTTTATTCATAATCTTCCTTACTTTATTTGTCGTTATACCAAGTTTCTCAATCTCTTTTTCTGAAATCTTTTTTAAAACCTCTTTGACACAAGGACAAGCAGTTATGCCTGTCAAACCAATACCGATCATTCTTTTCGCACTGATAGAACCATCTGCTCTTCTTTTTGCATAAGCTTTCGCCATCATCTTAAAGGGTTCGTAACTCAGAATCCTCGTCTTTGGAGTCTCTCGTTCGAAGATGGCTTCTCCGTGTGCTTTTACTTCAGATCGAGTTGCATACTCATGTTTCTCAAGCAGTTCCTTTGATATAGCAACAGAAACATCTTCAAGTTTATACATCTTGCCAACATATTTACTTAAGACATCTGTAATTACCTCATAATTTCTGGACGTGTGTATCCCTTTCTGACTAGAGGGTAAGTCAATAAAGACATCAAATGTTGGAACTACAATCACAGGTTTGTTCTTAAGTGAAATATAACCTATAGGCATCTTTAGCCCGACAATCCCGACCTTATTTAAAGAGAGGTTGATTTCAGGGTATTTACCATGTATATCTGGCAACTCTTTTTTCGAAATCACATGAGATTCCTTCCTTTTAAAACTCCTTTTTTCTAACAACTATATGTATATTGCTAAATAACTCAAGTAAGTAAATATTTAATCACGAAGATTTTATCTTTCACTCGAAATTGAGATTTAATATATTGGACCTTAAATACGAACAAGCTTTTATGTATACATAAGGCTTATCAATATCGTAACTTTTCATTAATTGTTGGCAATGGAGTGAAAGATAGGTTGGTCGTAAAGATTGGATTTGTAAAAATAGGCAATATAGGTTCTGCACCTATGATCGAACTACTACTTGATGAGAGAGCAGAGAGAGAGGATATTGATGTACGAGTTATAACTACTGGCGCAAAGATGGATGTTGAACAAGCGATAGAAATCACCAAAAATATGGTTGACTACAAACCAGACTTTGTTGTTTCAACTAGCCCAAATGCTGCTCTTCCAGGTCCAGGTAAAATTCGAGAAGTGCTAAAAGAAGCAGGGATTCCCGCAATAATCATTTCAGATAGTCCTGCTAAAAAAGCGACAAAAGAGATAGAAGAATTGGGTCAAGGATATATGATAGTTTTGGCCGATTCGATGATTGGTGCCAGGAGAGAGTTCTTAGACCCTATTGAGATGGCTCTATTCAATGCGGACCTAATAAAAATATTGTCAGTAACAGGGGTCTTCAATATTCTATGTTCAGAGATGGACAAGATTATAGATGCTTATAAGAAGGGCGAGACACCCAATTTACCAAAGATGATAATAGACAAAGATATAGCAATATCAGCTTCTGGGCTTCAAAATCCTTATGCAAAAGTGAAGGCTATGGCTGCATACGAGATAGCTAGAAGAGTTGCTGATTTAAGCGTTGAAGGATGCTTTATGGTGAAAGAATGGGAAAGGTACACCGCACTAGTCGCTGCTTCCCATGAGATGATGCGTACTGCTGCATTATTAGCTGATGAAGCACGCGAGATTGAAAAGAATAATGATAGTGTTCTTCGTATGCCTCACTATGATGATGGGACGATAATGCAGAAAAGGAAGTTAATCGAGAAGCCAAAATAGATCAATGATAAGTTTCAATAAATAACAGAACATTTAGCTAAATAATAGAGGTCTGAAAATAGACCTTTAGTAATGTATCCTATCAGCATAGACTACCAAATTTTAATGCCAGATCTGTCTTCCAAACCTATTGGGACCCTGTTAAGTTCTTAAGGGACTTAAGCCTTAAGGGTCCCTACACCTTTTTTAGAAAAAAAGGAAGGTGGGGGGTTTTATTTGACTTTAATTTGTTTTTTTGGCTTATTTCAGCATCTTCATTGCTTCTTCCATGCTTGTTGCCGATTTTATTTCAGTCGTCATATATGAAGACGATTTTGTAATCTCTTCCCATTCCATTTCGAATTTTTGCAAAGCCTCAAAACTAGGGGCTTCATAGACTATGAATGTTAGGTGTTCCGTAAATACAGACCAGCCTCCAATCATTTTGACTCCGTGTTTCTTTAACAATCCCTCTAGTTGGTTTATACCCGGCAGCAACATTTTTTTGACTTTTTCGTTGTATACAGGGCAGTTCTCAGGTGAATGTCTAGAGATCTCCAAGAATGTAGGTATATTCATCACTCTCCAAATTTTTTCCATATAGGTTACTCATGATTTAAGTTTTCTTTGCTAGCTTATGGTATATAGTGCTAATATTTAATTATCACAATATCCTTTATCTTATCGACAAAATATGAAGTTCTTGGTAAAGTGGTGCCTAAACCCGATGCCTCCAGAAATGATGAAGAAAGCATTGGATTTAATACCAGCTTCGATGGAATATCAGAAAGCTCTTGAAGAAAAGGGCAAATCTCTGGCTACATACACCTTCGCTGGGAAAAGTGAGGGAATTGGAATCTATGATGTAGAATCACATGAAGAACTTAACGATATCTTGGCAAAGGAGCCATATAGTTTGATGCTCAGCTTCGAAGCAATCCCAATTGTAGATTTCGAGCAATCCTTAAAAGTATGGAAAGAATTATTAGAAAGGGCTTTGAAATAAGCCCACTTCTCTATTTTTTCTAATATTCCCAAACTTATTGAGACTAGGTATACAGGAACTTAAGCAGGAAATCTTTGAAATCAAGATCAAGAATCGACTTTAGATAATTTAATATATTTACACATTATGTTGCATGTGAGAAAGATGCAAGCGCCATCGGTTAAGATTGGCTCTAAAGTCATGTTCACCATGGGGATTTACGCCCTCGCTGTTTCACTATTTTGGATATTCCTGACAGAATCGATGTTCATGAGTGATTTTGCAGCATATACAGGCCAGAGTTGGTCTGATTTCTTAGCCAGCAGCCCCAAACCGGCAGAGCTGTATCTCACAACGAAAAGACTATTCGGGATTGAAATATTCCTGATAAGTCTACTTATTATTCTCATAACCCATAAGAGCTATAGCAGAGCTGAGAAATGGTCCTGGTACGCCCTCCTGATAGCTGGTATCATACTTTGGGGAAGCTTGATAGGATACCGTATCGTAATCGGATATTTGGCACCCAGTATTATAACCTTTATAATTGGGGCCGTGCTTTTTGTCATTGGCATAACACTTCCAGCTAAGGAAATCTTGGGTAAAAAATACACTTAAGTGATCCTAAACAAGGAATAAATTCTAACCTAAACCTCATTGAGACAGGGTTGATGAAGATTTTATGATCCACCTATTATTCCAGAAATCATTTTAAAAATGGAAGTATAACTAAATATAAAGGGATATCATGCACTTTAGAATACTGTATAGAGGAGGATTCAATGAGGGTTCTTCTAATAACAGGACAGTTAGCCAAGAAGATGGTGAAAAAATATGCGAGTGAGAGTAACGTAGAGTTTGAAATAATGGATCTTTCAACATCTGTAGCTGCTTTGTTAAAACCTCAATTTATACTTCAAGAGTTGAAGATAAGAAAGGTTAAGGATTTTGATGTAGTAATCATCCCCGGACTCATTTCTGGGAACGTGTCCTTAATAGACGAAATCGGCATCCCAACTTTTAAAGGTCCAAGATATGCTGCAGATATACCCCTCGTACTTGATCTTCTTGGAAAAGTCAAACTATCCAAGACATTACCCGCTGATAAATTACTCAAAGAGGAGCTGAAGCGTAGAGCCCTTGAAGAGATTGAGACTATAAATCGATATAAAGATGAACTTTTAAAAAGACCATGGAATAAACTCATAAGAGACCTCCCTATCGGTAAAGACTTTCCAGTAAAAATAATGGCTGAGATTGTTGATGCTCCTCAATTAACCGATAAAGAGATTATAAAAAAAGCCAAGTATTATGTTAAATCAGGGGCAGATATTATAGACGTAGGTATGATTTCGGGAGAATGTAGACCTGATGACGCTAAGCGGGCTGTCAAGGCTATTCGATCTACAGCGGACTCCCTAATAAGTATAGACACAATGGATCCAAAGGAGGCTGAAGCTGCTATATCAGCAGGTGCTGATTTGATCTTAAGCGTTGATGGTAGTAATATTGAAGAGATGGCTTCTTTTGCTTCAAGTTCAACTATAGTGGTTATTCCAACTAATTATGATAAACAACAATTCCCCGAGGAACCCTTTGAGAAGGTCAACCTCATCGAAGAGAATATTAGAAAAGCTAGAAAACTTGGAATGAATAATATAATAGCGGATTTGATCCTCAACCCTATTATCTCTCTAGGGGTTGTAAACTCTTTAGTAGCGTTTAATGAGTTCAAGAGGAGGAACCCTGATGTGCCTCTTTTGATGGGTGTAGGGAACGTTACAGAACTTCTAGATGCTGATACAATAGGTGTAAATGCTTTGCTCACTGGTATAGCATCCGAGTTAGGGGTTAGTATACTTCTAACTACAGAAGTAAGTGATAAGACGAGAGGTAGTGTGAACGAGCTATCTGTCGCATCCCGATTAATGTTCTTGTCCAAGAAAAGATCTTCTGTACCAAAAGATCTCGGTCTTGATTTACTTGTTATGAAAGAAAAGAAGTTGATGGAAGAACCCTATGATAGAAGAATAGAGGGAAATGT harbors:
- a CDS encoding dihydroneopterin aldolase family protein, which gives rise to MTTEESANRYFDKSITDRERAIFEGAIALGAIYHQFVGTPICKDKKVIGALEETIGKTMRLQPYRESVEVKINTDLIKGQKKHPYDYETLKGKHLDLRVKTRYGSAKATVRMRYIPKIDFTLMYIEKLEEV
- the mptA gene encoding GTP cyclohydrolase MptA, translated to MISKKELPDIHGKYPEINLSLNKVGIVGLKMPIGYISLKNKPVIVVPTFDVFIDLPSSQKGIHTSRNYEVITDVLSKYVGKMYKLEDVSVAISKELLEKHEYATRSEVKAHGEAIFERETPKTRILSYEPFKMMAKAYAKRRADGSISAKRMIGIGLTGITACPCVKEVLKKISEKEIEKLGITTNKVRKIMNKIPMATHMQRAQSSIIIEIPDGVEMDAIRLVQIITDSMSSSTFEILKRSDEAELVLRAAFNLRFVEDCVRYMMYYVIRDFPDFPDSTYLMFKVRSMESIHQHDMVAKRKTTLGEIRNELNSNIETKC
- a CDS encoding F420-dependent methylenetetrahydromethanopterin dehydrogenase; translation: MKDRLVVKIGFVKIGNIGSAPMIELLLDERAEREDIDVRVITTGAKMDVEQAIEITKNMVDYKPDFVVSTSPNAALPGPGKIREVLKEAGIPAIIISDSPAKKATKEIEELGQGYMIVLADSMIGARREFLDPIEMALFNADLIKILSVTGVFNILCSEMDKIIDAYKKGETPNLPKMIIDKDIAISASGLQNPYAKVKAMAAYEIARRVADLSVEGCFMVKEWERYTALVAASHEMMRTAALLADEAREIEKNNDSVLRMPHYDDGTIMQKRKLIEKPK
- a CDS encoding GYD domain-containing protein, which produces MNIPTFLEISRHSPENCPVYNEKVKKMLLPGINQLEGLLKKHGVKMIGGWSVFTEHLTFIVYEAPSFEALQKFEMEWEEITKSSSYMTTEIKSATSMEEAMKMLK
- a CDS encoding muconolactone Delta-isomerase family protein, whose product is MVKWCLNPMPPEMMKKALDLIPASMEYQKALEEKGKSLATYTFAGKSEGIGIYDVESHEELNDILAKEPYSLMLSFEAIPIVDFEQSLKVWKELLERALK
- a CDS encoding dihydropteroate synthase-like protein, whose translation is MRVLLITGQLAKKMVKKYASESNVEFEIMDLSTSVAALLKPQFILQELKIRKVKDFDVVIIPGLISGNVSLIDEIGIPTFKGPRYAADIPLVLDLLGKVKLSKTLPADKLLKEELKRRALEEIETINRYKDELLKRPWNKLIRDLPIGKDFPVKIMAEIVDAPQLTDKEIIKKAKYYVKSGADIIDVGMISGECRPDDAKRAVKAIRSTADSLISIDTMDPKEAEAAISAGADLILSVDGSNIEEMASFASSSTIVVIPTNYDKQQFPEEPFEKVNLIEENIRKARKLGMNNIIADLILNPIISLGVVNSLVAFNEFKRRNPDVPLLMGVGNVTELLDADTIGVNALLTGIASELGVSILLTTEVSDKTRGSVNELSVASRLMFLSKKRSSVPKDLGLDLLVMKEKKLMEEPYDRRIEGNVEVIKSKNDRERKMDPKGCFKILLDRDENEIVTMFYPSYDLNGCSLIVKGKKAEEIYHTLIELNLVSLYDHAAYIGSELQKAQIALKTGKNYLQDAPIFSEL